A window from Hoeflea sp. IMCC20628 encodes these proteins:
- a CDS encoding SDR family oxidoreductase codes for MINRFSLEGQVAVVTGSSRGLGFEMARAIAESGAKVYMTARGVEQLEKSAAVLRSEGHDVETRAFDLADIDACIAAIREIGEAEGRLDILVNNAGINAWEPLAEATTATWDRVMGTNVRATYVLCREAARLMVPQGYGRIVNVGSALAVVGRENVTSYVASKHGLAGMTRALAAELGAKGVTCNMMAPGYFLTEINDTILARPGYEKGVSSRIPLGRWGDPHEAGGVVAFMASKASSYMNGHVLMVDGGLTETFVMSVDG; via the coding sequence ATGATCAACAGATTTTCTCTTGAAGGCCAGGTCGCAGTGGTGACAGGTTCATCACGCGGCCTCGGCTTCGAAATGGCGCGTGCCATCGCTGAATCGGGTGCCAAGGTGTATATGACCGCGCGTGGGGTCGAGCAGCTCGAAAAGTCCGCGGCCGTGCTGCGGTCGGAGGGCCACGATGTCGAAACCCGAGCGTTTGACCTGGCAGACATTGACGCCTGTATCGCTGCCATCCGAGAAATCGGTGAGGCTGAGGGGCGGCTCGACATTCTGGTCAACAATGCAGGCATCAATGCCTGGGAACCACTGGCCGAGGCCACCACGGCCACCTGGGACCGGGTGATGGGTACCAATGTGCGCGCCACCTATGTGCTGTGCCGCGAGGCGGCTCGATTGATGGTGCCGCAGGGCTACGGGCGTATCGTCAATGTCGGATCAGCCCTGGCCGTAGTCGGGCGCGAGAACGTCACGTCCTACGTGGCCAGCAAGCATGGCCTGGCAGGCATGACACGTGCGCTGGCGGCCGAGTTGGGCGCCAAGGGCGTCACATGCAACATGATGGCGCCGGGTTACTTCCTGACCGAAATCAACGATACCATTCTTGCCCGTCCGGGCTATGAGAAGGGTGTCTCCAGCCGCATTCCGCTGGGCCGCTGGGGTGACCCACATGAGGCCGGTGGCGTAGTCGCCTTCATGGCCTCCAAGGCTTCAAGCTATATGAATGGCCACGTGCTGATGGTCGATGGTGGCCTGACCGAAACTTTTGTGATGTCGGTCGACGGGTAA
- a CDS encoding SDR family NAD(P)-dependent oxidoreductase encodes MSKNTEVGLVTGAGQGIGLATVRRLLEDGFHVVMVDLQAEPLATVANELKAAGGSVEHHALSITDRAAVAAMVAGLPRLDVVVNNAAVFWDGKFDATTEDDFRKMYEVNVVGTFIVMQESIKRMNRGGRIINVASRAYLAGYAHPAYGTSKAGVIGLTRSSAIDLAERGIFVNAVAPGLIETDMFRSLAPERQQELIAKQPTKALGQPEDIANGIAFFANPRTQNVTGQIMTLDGGRSMGISLY; translated from the coding sequence ATGAGTAAGAATACCGAAGTAGGACTTGTTACCGGCGCCGGTCAGGGTATCGGCCTCGCAACAGTCCGTCGTTTGCTGGAGGATGGATTTCATGTCGTCATGGTCGATCTGCAAGCTGAACCGCTGGCGACCGTGGCCAATGAACTGAAGGCGGCTGGTGGATCGGTTGAACACCATGCGCTTTCTATTACAGACCGCGCCGCGGTGGCGGCGATGGTGGCGGGATTGCCGCGCCTCGATGTCGTGGTCAACAATGCAGCGGTGTTTTGGGACGGCAAGTTCGACGCGACCACCGAGGACGATTTCCGCAAGATGTACGAGGTCAATGTCGTCGGCACGTTCATCGTCATGCAGGAATCCATCAAGCGCATGAACCGCGGTGGCAGGATCATCAACGTCGCCTCGCGGGCGTATCTGGCGGGCTATGCACACCCTGCCTACGGGACGTCCAAGGCCGGCGTCATTGGTCTGACACGCAGTTCGGCCATCGACCTGGCCGAGCGCGGCATCTTCGTGAACGCGGTCGCGCCGGGATTGATCGAGACGGACATGTTCCGTTCCCTTGCACCGGAACGCCAGCAGGAACTGATCGCCAAGCAGCCGACAAAGGCGCTAGGCCAGCCCGAGGATATTGCCAACGGCATTGCATTTTTTGCAAATCCGCGCACACAGAATGTCACCGGACAGATCATGACCCTTGATGGCGGACGTTCGATGGGCATTTCGCTGTACTGA
- a CDS encoding IS630 family transposase (programmed frameshift), with the protein MGKPHSVDIRARVIAMVEAGHSCRAAARRFAIGDSTAIRVMQHRRKTGSVSPPRQGRPPGGGKLAAYRSFLIAEVEKKPDITMPELVDKLDETHCVRVPPSSLSRILVAEGFTYKKSLMASERARAPVRLSRDVWIAKRQPRMRLEPHRLVFIDETSVNTKMVRLRGRCPRGERLHMDAPFGHWGTQTFIAALRCHGLTAPWIIHHAMNRISFDTYVETQLAPTLSPGDVVILDNLAVHKSEKAAEILKESKAWFLFLPSYSPDLNPIEMAFSKSKAHLRAAAARTFDALSDALGSICHLFERTECWNYFKAAGYAPD; encoded by the exons ATGGGCAAACCGCATTCCGTAGATATCCGAGCACGGGTCATTGCTATGGTTGAGGCCGGGCATTCCTGCCGGGCAGCAGCACGTCGTTTCGCCATCGGCGACAGCACGGCGATCCGTGTCATGCAGCATCGCCGCAAGACCGGGTCTGTGTCGCCACCGCGCCAAGGCCGCCCGCCGGGCGGCGGCAAGCTTGCGGCTTACCGCTCCTTCCTGATTGCCGAAGTCGAGAAAAAGCCCGATATCACGATGCCGGAATTGGTCGACAAGCTTGACGAGACGCATTGCGTTCGCGTTCCGCCATCGTCCCTGTCGCGCATTCTGGTGGCGGAAGGGTTCACATATAAAAAAAGC CTGATGGCATCCGAACGCGCCCGCGCGCCAGTGCGGCTTTCTCGTGATGTCTGGATCGCCAAGCGACAGCCGAGGATGCGGCTCGAACCGCATCGTCTTGTCTTCATTGATGAAACATCGGTGAATACGAAAATGGTGCGTCTTCGCGGGCGCTGCCCGCGCGGTGAGCGGCTGCATATGGATGCACCATTCGGTCATTGGGGCACGCAGACCTTCATCGCCGCCCTGCGCTGCCATGGCCTGACCGCTCCGTGGATCATTCACCACGCCATGAACCGCATATCCTTCGACACCTACGTCGAGACACAACTCGCCCCGACCCTATCGCCCGGCGACGTCGTCATCCTGGATAACCTCGCCGTTCACAAAAGCGAAAAAGCCGCCGAGATCTTGAAGGAAAGCAAAGCCTGGTTCCTGTTCCTTCCGTCCTACAGCCCAGATCTCAATCCCATCGAAATGGCTTTCTCGAAGAGCAAGGCACATCTGAGAGCCGCGGCCGCCAGAACATTCGACGCGCTTTCAGACGCACTTGGCTCTATCTGCCATCTCTTCGAAAGAACCGAATGCTGGAACTATTTCAAGGCAGCAGGCTATGCGCCGGATTAA
- a CDS encoding ABC transporter ATP-binding protein translates to MAAALEIQNLEVVYQGVIQALAGVSLHVPEGSIVALLGANGAGKTTTLKAISGFLPLENGRVTSGSIRIGGENIAKLAPHTIVRRGTFHVREGRHVFTDMTVEENLIASTFAQRTARVRKEAFDEVYSFFPILSQRRHQPSGLLSGGEQQMLAIGRALVADPKIILLDEPSLGLAPLIVKNIFEIISRINREKKVSMLLVEQNASIALKYASYGYVLENGRVALEGTTRDLAENDDIQKLYLGIDTDKVA, encoded by the coding sequence ATGGCGGCTGCTCTCGAAATCCAGAATCTCGAAGTTGTCTATCAGGGCGTCATTCAGGCACTCGCAGGCGTCAGCCTGCACGTGCCGGAAGGCAGCATCGTCGCCTTGCTTGGAGCCAACGGCGCCGGCAAGACGACAACCCTCAAGGCCATCTCCGGGTTCCTTCCGCTTGAGAACGGCCGCGTGACCAGCGGCTCAATCCGCATCGGAGGCGAAAATATCGCCAAACTCGCGCCGCACACCATCGTGCGGCGCGGAACCTTCCATGTCCGTGAAGGCCGCCATGTCTTTACAGACATGACAGTCGAGGAAAACCTCATTGCATCTACCTTTGCCCAGCGTACTGCGCGGGTGAGGAAAGAGGCATTCGACGAGGTCTATTCCTTTTTCCCGATCCTTTCGCAACGACGGCATCAGCCGTCCGGCTTGCTGTCGGGCGGTGAGCAACAGATGCTCGCCATCGGACGTGCGCTGGTCGCGGATCCGAAGATCATTCTGCTTGACGAACCATCGCTCGGTCTCGCCCCGCTGATCGTCAAGAACATTTTCGAGATCATTTCCCGCATCAACAGGGAAAAGAAAGTGTCCATGCTGCTGGTGGAACAAAATGCCAGCATCGCGCTCAAATATGCCAGCTACGGTTACGTTCTGGAGAACGGCCGTGTGGCGCTCGAGGGCACAACACGTGACCTCGCCGAAAACGATGACATCCAGAAACTCTATCTCGGTATCGATACCGACAAAGTAGCCTGA
- a CDS encoding ABC transporter substrate-binding protein: MQKRRNFLISAAAALTMTGAAGGIGSAFAQEDTINWSVHVDLTGPASYGGIPQGEGFTSYVDWVNSNGGIRGRKIDLQIHDTTFKPDVAIATYKKALAAGRVDYVFGDSTTMIQAISPENNVTQKILTGGGSFASELADKENYPYYFVAGATYGNQLELLVDYVAQSAGKDAKLAIMHSSISLGRDGIEQAKARAEKLGIEVVLIQQTKFMETDVSAFALAIRQAQPTHVLVHGYSFAVWPEVIRLVRDYGMDETVFMGSMWQNEHEKVLELADIAEGLVGINVFNVNSKTTDGEMMKIINDIQVAKNPDFDGYVRLGFLDGWMNGMMATKAFEMVIDEGKEINGTNLAAAMASIKDWDTGGMVGAPVTMTGQQVGLGQVIRWSNVDGEWTPVPVSDWMKVN; this comes from the coding sequence ATGCAGAAAAGACGCAATTTTCTAATCTCGGCGGCAGCCGCCCTGACGATGACCGGCGCAGCCGGCGGTATCGGCTCGGCATTTGCCCAGGAAGACACCATCAACTGGAGCGTCCATGTCGATTTGACCGGACCTGCTTCCTATGGCGGCATCCCGCAGGGCGAAGGCTTCACGTCCTATGTTGACTGGGTCAACAGCAATGGCGGCATTCGCGGACGCAAGATCGACCTGCAGATCCACGACACCACCTTCAAGCCCGATGTTGCCATTGCGACCTACAAGAAGGCACTGGCAGCCGGACGCGTCGACTACGTCTTCGGTGATTCCACCACGATGATCCAGGCGATTTCGCCTGAAAACAACGTCACTCAGAAAATCCTGACCGGCGGCGGATCATTCGCATCCGAACTCGCCGACAAGGAAAACTATCCCTACTATTTCGTTGCCGGTGCAACCTACGGCAACCAGCTCGAACTGCTGGTCGACTATGTGGCACAATCAGCTGGCAAGGACGCCAAGCTGGCCATCATGCATTCCAGCATTTCGCTGGGACGTGACGGTATCGAGCAAGCAAAGGCGCGTGCTGAAAAGCTTGGCATCGAAGTAGTGCTCATACAGCAGACAAAGTTCATGGAAACCGATGTCAGTGCTTTCGCCCTGGCTATCCGGCAGGCTCAGCCGACCCATGTTCTGGTCCACGGCTATTCCTTTGCCGTCTGGCCCGAGGTTATCCGCCTGGTGCGCGACTACGGAATGGATGAGACTGTCTTCATGGGGTCCATGTGGCAGAACGAGCATGAAAAGGTTCTGGAACTGGCTGACATCGCTGAAGGCCTCGTTGGCATCAACGTGTTCAACGTCAACTCCAAGACCACCGATGGCGAGATGATGAAAATCATCAACGACATCCAGGTTGCCAAGAACCCGGATTTCGACGGCTACGTGCGTCTCGGCTTCCTCGATGGCTGGATGAACGGCATGATGGCCACCAAGGCTTTCGAAATGGTCATTGATGAAGGCAAGGAAATCAACGGCACCAATCTTGCTGCTGCCATGGCCAGCATCAAGGACTGGGACACCGGCGGAATGGTCGGCGCACCTGTGACCATGACCGGTCAGCAAGTCGGACTCGGTCAGGTTATCCGCTGGAGTAATGTCGATGGTGAGTGGACTCCTGTTCCTGTCTCCGACTGGATGAAGGTTAACTGA
- a CDS encoding branched-chain amino acid ABC transporter permease codes for MANSTTTTVPASRPSARQGLYWNSTFLALLLILPLVAPRYWIYFACIFGINVIATHGLNIMMGYTGLLSLGHAAFLGVGAYTTALLQIHLGLPVYITLPLAGLAAAVIGIGFGLPSLRIRGLYLVIATLAAQFILQFVFVHWESVTNGDVGLTVAPPEVLGMALNTEGRIYYLILFVAVCATLFAVNVIKSRVGRAFIAIRERDLTAEVLGVEIVWYKLVSFALGSFYAGVAGGLLVYFNHTVNPEQFGLMQSVFFLSAVIIGGMGSTLGAILGALFMTLMPEALSQVVLSTGDLFSIDTASFLVPLRETIFGFLMVAFLIFEPRGIAHIWARIRQNYLRRNTAQ; via the coding sequence ATGGCAAATTCAACAACCACAACCGTTCCAGCTTCCCGCCCATCAGCCAGACAAGGCCTGTATTGGAACAGCACGTTTCTGGCGCTGCTCCTGATCTTGCCGCTGGTTGCCCCGCGATACTGGATCTACTTCGCCTGCATTTTTGGCATCAATGTCATTGCGACCCATGGTCTCAACATCATGATGGGCTATACCGGCCTGCTGTCGCTTGGCCATGCTGCCTTCCTCGGTGTCGGGGCCTATACAACAGCACTGCTGCAGATCCATCTGGGCCTGCCGGTCTACATCACACTGCCGCTGGCCGGACTTGCCGCTGCGGTGATCGGGATCGGATTCGGCCTGCCGTCACTGCGCATCCGCGGCCTCTATCTGGTTATTGCCACCCTGGCCGCACAGTTCATCCTGCAATTTGTTTTCGTTCACTGGGAAAGCGTTACCAATGGCGATGTCGGCCTCACCGTGGCACCGCCAGAAGTGCTGGGAATGGCACTCAATACCGAAGGCCGCATCTACTACCTGATCCTCTTCGTAGCGGTTTGCGCGACATTGTTTGCCGTCAACGTGATCAAATCCCGCGTCGGCCGCGCGTTCATCGCCATCCGCGAACGCGACTTGACTGCTGAAGTGCTCGGCGTCGAGATCGTCTGGTACAAGCTCGTGTCGTTTGCCTTGGGTTCATTTTACGCAGGCGTCGCTGGGGGGTTGCTGGTTTACTTCAACCACACCGTCAACCCCGAGCAGTTCGGTCTGATGCAATCCGTATTCTTCCTGTCAGCAGTGATCATCGGCGGAATGGGATCAACACTGGGAGCCATTCTCGGTGCCCTGTTCATGACCCTGATGCCGGAGGCACTCAGCCAGGTCGTGCTCAGCACCGGCGATCTCTTTTCCATCGATACCGCGAGCTTCCTTGTGCCGCTCCGCGAGACAATTTTCGGGTTCCTGATGGTGGCCTTTCTGATCTTCGAACCTCGCGGAATCGCCCACATCTGGGCACGCATCCGCCAAAACTATCTGCGCCGCAATACCGCGCAGTAA
- a CDS encoding branched-chain amino acid ABC transporter permease, whose protein sequence is MAYFLEYSAVGIAAGGVYALIALGIVVIFKSSQTFNFAAGEMMTMSAYIFYTAAVTFSFGIFFGLVAALVGSVIIALLIERFALRPMAGRPYIAIVMVTFGIGSILRGIMAMIWGANELQIPAILARDPVWIGDLFIPGKTARAFAIAVVIVLSLIAFLRYSRAGVALRAAAADQITAYSMGIDVRKIVAFAWAIAAMTGCISGILMANVNSLTPHLGAVALNVLSVVILGGMNSIGGVLVAGLIIGWLEAVTGLFIGSEFREITPYILVLLVLLFRPTGLFGAKEIERI, encoded by the coding sequence ATGGCATATTTTCTAGAATACTCAGCAGTCGGAATCGCCGCAGGCGGCGTTTACGCGCTCATCGCTCTCGGCATCGTGGTGATTTTCAAATCTTCCCAGACTTTCAATTTCGCCGCCGGTGAAATGATGACGATGTCTGCCTATATATTCTACACAGCGGCCGTCACTTTCTCCTTCGGCATTTTCTTTGGCCTGGTTGCTGCGCTTGTCGGTTCGGTGATCATAGCGCTGCTGATTGAACGCTTTGCATTGCGGCCCATGGCCGGGCGCCCCTACATCGCTATTGTCATGGTCACCTTCGGCATCGGTTCGATCCTGCGCGGCATCATGGCGATGATCTGGGGAGCCAACGAGCTTCAGATCCCGGCGATCCTGGCCCGCGACCCTGTCTGGATCGGCGACCTGTTCATACCGGGCAAGACCGCCCGCGCCTTTGCCATAGCCGTCGTAATTGTCCTCAGCCTGATTGCCTTCCTGCGCTATTCCCGCGCCGGCGTGGCACTGCGGGCAGCGGCTGCTGACCAGATTACCGCCTATTCGATGGGGATAGACGTCCGCAAGATCGTGGCCTTTGCCTGGGCAATCGCGGCGATGACCGGCTGCATCAGCGGCATTCTTATGGCCAATGTGAATTCATTGACGCCACATCTCGGTGCCGTCGCACTCAATGTCCTGTCGGTGGTCATCCTTGGCGGCATGAACTCCATCGGTGGCGTCCTAGTGGCTGGCCTCATCATCGGCTGGCTTGAAGCCGTCACAGGCTTGTTCATTGGCAGCGAATTCCGCGAAATCACCCCTTACATCCTCGTCCTTCTGGTGCTGCTCTTCCGGCCCACCGGTCTGTTTGGCGCCAAGGAAATCGAGCGAATCTGA
- a CDS encoding ABC transporter ATP-binding protein, producing MLHVDNIQLSFGGVNALSGVSVHAEAEKITAVIGPNGAGKTSLFNVISGFYKPNQGKVVLDGQDISGLKPAARAYCGMSRTFQNIALFHGMSVLDNVKLGAHTKLKSGVLSAGFRLPMTRREERELGLEIERDIIGLLELDHVAHTPVEDLSYGLQKRVELARALVMKPKILLLDEPVAGMNREEKREMSRFVLDVRRNWQTTVLLIEHDMGMVMEISDKVVVLSFGKPIASGTPDEIRTNPEVINAYLGVGDEEETSSVAAE from the coding sequence ATGCTGCATGTCGATAACATCCAGCTTTCCTTTGGCGGAGTGAACGCACTCAGTGGCGTGAGCGTTCATGCCGAGGCGGAAAAAATCACCGCAGTCATCGGACCAAACGGCGCAGGCAAGACCAGCCTCTTCAATGTCATTTCCGGGTTCTACAAACCCAATCAGGGCAAAGTGGTTCTGGACGGCCAGGATATCTCCGGCCTGAAACCGGCAGCCCGCGCCTATTGCGGCATGTCACGGACCTTCCAGAACATCGCTCTGTTTCACGGCATGAGCGTCCTCGACAATGTCAAACTCGGTGCTCATACGAAGCTCAAGAGCGGCGTACTGTCCGCAGGCTTCCGGTTGCCGATGACCCGTCGCGAAGAGCGCGAACTGGGCCTTGAGATTGAAAGAGACATCATCGGGCTGCTGGAACTGGACCACGTTGCCCACACCCCGGTCGAAGACCTTTCCTATGGCCTGCAGAAACGGGTCGAGTTGGCTCGCGCCTTGGTGATGAAGCCGAAAATTCTGCTTCTTGACGAGCCGGTCGCCGGGATGAACCGGGAAGAAAAGCGCGAAATGAGCCGCTTCGTTCTCGATGTCCGCCGTAACTGGCAGACAACGGTTCTTCTGATCGAGCACGACATGGGCATGGTCATGGAAATTTCCGACAAGGTGGTGGTGCTCTCTTTTGGCAAGCCGATTGCATCGGGCACACCCGACGAAATCCGAACCAATCCTGAAGTCATCAACGCCTATCTCGGCGTCGGGGATGAGGAAGAAACCTCATCGGTAGCGGCGGAATAG
- a CDS encoding enoyl-CoA hydratase-related protein: protein MNLVLVDYPVEHVALLRLNRPEARNALSPELRAELRHEFNRLSDDPSIRAIVLTGDMKAFAAGADIKSMVDIGAAEMMARNDEQNWAAIRTCRKPVIAAVDGYALGGGCELAMHADIIVAGEAAVFGQPEVRLGIMPGAGGTQRLVRAVGKYRAMLMLLTAGTMSAREAFDAGLVSKVVDGDGAVAEAISIAGTIAAMPPLAVDEIKQVLLAGMEINLDAALMLERRAAYLLFETEDRRTAMTAFINKNKPTYSGS from the coding sequence ATGAATCTTGTGTTAGTGGACTACCCCGTAGAGCATGTCGCACTTCTTCGGCTCAACCGGCCAGAAGCGCGCAACGCGCTCAGCCCGGAATTGCGCGCTGAACTGAGGCACGAATTCAATCGCCTTTCCGACGATCCTTCCATTCGCGCCATTGTCCTGACCGGCGATATGAAGGCCTTTGCCGCCGGTGCAGATATCAAGAGCATGGTTGATATTGGTGCGGCGGAAATGATGGCACGCAACGATGAGCAAAACTGGGCTGCCATTCGTACTTGCCGCAAACCGGTGATCGCTGCCGTCGATGGCTATGCGCTGGGTGGCGGCTGCGAACTCGCCATGCATGCCGATATCATCGTCGCAGGTGAGGCTGCCGTTTTTGGACAGCCAGAGGTGCGTCTCGGCATCATGCCCGGCGCCGGCGGCACACAGAGGCTGGTCCGGGCAGTGGGGAAATATCGCGCCATGCTGATGCTTCTGACCGCCGGAACCATGTCCGCACGCGAAGCCTTTGATGCCGGCCTGGTCAGCAAGGTCGTCGATGGTGATGGCGCCGTCGCCGAAGCCATCTCCATCGCAGGGACCATCGCTGCCATGCCACCACTCGCTGTGGATGAGATCAAACAAGTCTTGCTCGCAGGGATGGAAATAAACCTGGACGCGGCACTCATGCTTGAGCGTCGCGCAGCCTATCTGCTGTTCGAAACAGAGGACAGGCGAACCGCCATGACGGCCTTCATAAACAAGAATAAGCCAACATATTCAGGCAGTTAA
- a CDS encoding CoA ester lyase, giving the protein MSPKPKRLRRCQLAVPGSSVKMMTKAASLDVDHIFLDLEDAVAPDAKVPARAQIVKALNTLDWGASVRCVRINDLDTKYAYEDIIEVVEGAGANLDTILVPKVKSACDVRFVERLLSQIELKLGLTRKIGIEVLIEEAEAIMKVEEIAGASDRLEALVFGMGDYSASQGIDPYAVSGDTGYPGDIWHYARYKVIVAARSFGLDAVDGPFVNFRDGDYFRTECRRAKQLGAVGKWAIHPSQISIAQEVFSPTQAEVDKAHKAVAAYREAQAQGLGAIQVDGQMVDVATVRLVQGIIDQGEAIGMKPSAGV; this is encoded by the coding sequence ATGTCACCGAAACCAAAAAGATTGAGACGCTGTCAGTTGGCGGTCCCGGGCAGCAGCGTCAAAATGATGACCAAGGCTGCGTCGCTTGATGTGGACCATATCTTTCTCGATCTTGAGGATGCAGTCGCACCGGATGCCAAAGTTCCGGCGCGCGCCCAGATCGTCAAGGCACTCAACACGTTGGATTGGGGCGCGAGCGTACGCTGTGTCCGTATCAATGATCTCGATACCAAATACGCCTATGAGGACATTATTGAAGTGGTGGAGGGGGCTGGCGCCAACCTCGACACAATTCTGGTGCCCAAGGTCAAGTCGGCCTGCGATGTGCGGTTCGTCGAAAGGCTGCTGTCGCAGATCGAACTCAAGCTTGGATTGACGCGGAAAATCGGCATCGAGGTGCTGATTGAAGAAGCCGAGGCAATCATGAAAGTCGAGGAAATCGCGGGCGCGTCTGATCGGCTCGAGGCGCTTGTTTTCGGCATGGGCGACTATTCAGCCTCACAGGGGATCGACCCTTATGCCGTGTCCGGGGACACGGGATATCCGGGCGATATCTGGCATTACGCGCGTTACAAGGTGATTGTCGCCGCGCGTAGCTTCGGCCTTGACGCCGTTGATGGTCCGTTCGTCAATTTTCGCGACGGCGACTATTTCCGCACCGAGTGCCGACGTGCCAAGCAACTCGGCGCGGTTGGCAAGTGGGCGATCCATCCCAGCCAGATCAGCATTGCCCAGGAAGTGTTCAGCCCGACCCAGGCCGAAGTCGACAAGGCGCACAAAGCGGTTGCCGCCTACCGGGAGGCGCAGGCGCAGGGTCTGGGCGCGATCCAGGTTGATGGGCAAATGGTGGACGTGGCAACGGTTCGCCTGGTCCAGGGGATCATTGACCAAGGCGAAGCCATCGGCATGAAGCCTTCCGCAGGCGTGTAA
- a CDS encoding MaoC family dehydratase: protein MTKASEGNFFEDFSPGMSISHAVPRTVTTGDVAMYSALYGMRFAVQSSDAFAQSCGLPRAPLDNLLLFHVIFGKTVPDVSLNAVANLGYAECRFLTPAWPGDSFHARSEVIGVRENSNGSTGIVYVRSTGYNQHGDAVLSFVRWVMVNKRDKTSPAPQTVIPELASHVPAGELAMPEALDFSRYDPVLAGSPYCFDDYEIGEKINHIDGMTIEEAESQIATRLYQNTAKGHFDAVLQRSSRFGRRIVYGGHVMNLARSLSFNGLANGAFVVAINGGRHVNPAAAGDTVYCWSEVLGKQPVAGRTDVGALRVRTVATKDKPCASFPDPATDDSGSVLLDLDYWVLMPRHCGEDRGESQ from the coding sequence ATGACAAAAGCGTCCGAAGGCAACTTCTTCGAAGATTTCAGCCCAGGAATGAGCATATCTCATGCGGTGCCGCGCACGGTGACCACGGGAGACGTTGCCATGTATAGCGCATTGTACGGCATGCGCTTTGCGGTTCAGTCCTCCGACGCATTCGCCCAGAGTTGCGGGTTGCCGCGGGCGCCGCTCGATAATCTTCTGCTGTTTCATGTGATTTTCGGGAAAACCGTGCCGGATGTGTCGCTCAATGCCGTTGCCAATCTCGGCTATGCGGAGTGCCGGTTTCTCACACCTGCCTGGCCGGGCGACAGCTTTCATGCACGCAGCGAAGTCATCGGCGTGCGTGAAAATTCCAACGGCAGCACCGGCATCGTCTATGTCCGGTCGACGGGCTACAATCAGCATGGCGATGCGGTGCTGAGTTTTGTCCGATGGGTCATGGTCAACAAGCGGGACAAGACTTCGCCCGCGCCGCAGACCGTCATCCCCGAACTTGCGTCCCACGTTCCTGCCGGCGAACTTGCCATGCCCGAGGCGCTGGATTTTTCACGCTACGACCCGGTTCTGGCGGGCAGCCCGTACTGCTTCGACGACTACGAGATCGGCGAGAAGATCAACCATATCGACGGCATGACGATAGAAGAAGCCGAGAGCCAAATTGCCACGCGGCTATATCAAAATACAGCGAAGGGGCACTTTGACGCTGTATTGCAGCGCTCAAGCCGCTTTGGCCGAAGGATTGTGTATGGCGGCCACGTCATGAACCTGGCGCGGTCGCTGTCCTTCAACGGGTTGGCCAATGGCGCATTTGTTGTCGCCATCAATGGCGGGCGTCACGTCAATCCTGCCGCTGCCGGAGATACGGTCTATTGCTGGTCCGAGGTTCTGGGCAAACAACCGGTTGCCGGTCGAACGGATGTCGGCGCTCTCCGGGTGAGAACAGTGGCGACCAAGGACAAGCCATGTGCTTCGTTTCCCGACCCGGCGACAGACGATTCCGGATCGGTGCTGCTCGATCTTGATTACTGGGTGTTGATGCCGCGGCATTGCGGCGAAGATCGCGGTGAAAGCCAGTGA